TGGATCGCGCTGCGCGAATGGCCTGCATGCTCACGGTTCCAAAGGCGATGATCAGGGCCATTATCGCGCTTGCAACAAATGGCAAGACATTCAGACCTGTCTGATAGGCAAACCCGGAGAGCCAGTCGCGCATCAGGTAATAGGCGATTGGCCAGGCGATGAGATTGGCGAGCAGGATGAGCAACATAAACTCGCGTGAGAGTAGCATGACCAGATGTGGTGTGGATGCGCCCAGTACTTTGCGCACGCCAATTTCTTTGGTGCGAGATTGAACCATGAATGCGGCCAGTCCGAACAGTCCTAAACACGCCACAAAAATTGCCAGTAGTGAGAATATCCCGAGCATTTTGCCGGTGAGTTGCTCGTTGTAATAGATCCAATCTATGATTTCGTCCAGAAAGTGATATTCGAAAGGCGCATCTGGTACAAAGCGTTTCCACTGCGTTTCGAGGAAGGATAGGGTTTGCACGGTGTTTTCTGGTCGGATGCGTAAAGCCAGAGAATAAAACATCTTCCAGCGGGCCAAAAATCCCATGGGGGCGATTTCTTCTCGTAGTGTCAAATTGTGGTAGTCTTTTACGACCCCAATTACGGTCAGGGACAGGTTGTCATACGCTGGTAACACAATCTGTCTGCCAATCGGGTCGTCCTCCCAGCCGAGCAAGCGCACGGCTGTTTCGTTCAAAATAATTGCCTGAGAGGTATCGCTGGCAACAGTGGATGAGAAGGTGCGACCGCGAAGTACGGGGATTTCAAATGTTTCAAAGAACGAATCGTCAACTTCGTTTATGCGAAGTGTCCGTTCTTTTGTGCGGTCTCCATTGGGCCAGATTAGTCGCAGTCGCCCGCTGTATCCCGTGATGTCGAAACGCAGTGCCGACGCGCTGAGGATATTGGGGTGTTCGAGAAAGACCTGTTTGACCATCTGGTGGCGTGCCGAAAGGCGTATTTGTGGGTTGGATTCCTTCTTAAAATCGCGGACAAAAATAGGTAAACGCACAATGTGATCGTGTGCAAAACCCATATCTTTGGTTTCTATAAATCGTAGTTGCTGATAAACCACCAGGGTACAGATCACCAGTAAGATGGACATGCCAAACTGAAAAACTACGAGTCCTTTCCGTAGCCCTGTGGATCCCGATGAGGAATACGCACTGCCTTTTAACGCGGTCACCGGGCGAAAAGAAGAAAGGAAAAATGCCGGATACCATCCCGCCAGTAATCCGACCAACAATGTGAATGCCAGTACTGCCGGTGCACCTGCCATCACTGTAGCTGCATTGAGGTGTAAATCGCCGCGCACAAATTGGTTGAATAAGGGCAGGCATAACTCGACCAGTGCCAGTGCAATCAGCAAGGCGGTGGAGGTTAAAAGCAGGGATTCGCTCAAGAACTGAACCATTAGTTGTGGGCGATGCGCCCCAACGACTTTGCGCACGCCTACCTCGCGCTTGCGGGTGACAGCGCGTGCAGTTGCCAGGTTTGTAAAATTCACGCATGCAATTACGACCAGGATCAGTCCAATAGCCGCCAGCATGTAAATTTTTTCAATAGGGCTATTGGCAGTCGGGTTAAAATCGGATTCGCCATACAGGTACACGCGATGCAGGGGCTGTAGATGATAGGCGTTTTTTTCTGCAACTTCATCTCCCATATACTGCTTGATTAACGGCTGAAGAGGATAATGAGGCCAACGAGACTTATTTTCAGCCGCGACTTTATCCCCCATATACTGCACGATCAGCGACTGCATTTTCGCCTGGAGAGTTTCTGCGTTTTGCCCTGCTTTTAATAGCACATAGGTTTTTACCGGACGCCACGATTGCTTGGGTAGCCACATCGTCCATACTTCTTGCGTTTCTTCTACGGGGGGTGTTGTGGTTGAGAGTATTTGAAAATAAAGGTCTGATGAGAGGTGTGGTGCCTTCACAATACCCGTTACTGTGTACTCGCCCGGAAAATTGCGATTGTCGATTGAAACTGTTTGCCCCATGGGGTCTGTATCGCCAAACAAGAGTTGCGCCATGTCGTCGGTAATGACCACAGAGTAGGGCAGGCGAAACGCGGTCTTTGGATCGCCTTTTATGAGGGGAAAATCAAATACGTCCAAAAAGTTGTCATCCACCAGCCTCAGCAGAAACACGCCCTCGCGTTCGCCGTATTGTGCAGATATGGTCAGCGGGAACGTACGCACCGTTGTTTCTACTTCGGGAAATGTTTCTTTCAGCACAGGACCGAGTGCGCCCGAAGTTCCGCTACTATAAGTTGTTTGCGTTGTGCTGCGTTCTTCCCGAATTACTTTGTAAATTCTATCACCCAGGGTGTGAGTGCGATTTACTGCAAACTCCTGCTGGATATACAACAGGATCAGAATGCCACACGCCAGGCCGATGGCGAGTCCCAGTACATTGATGGAGGTGTACAATTTGTGCCGCATCAAATTGCGGATCGCAACGGTTAGATAATTTTTAATCATGATTTTATCCTCTGTTTCGTCCAGTTATTTTGCAGCCAGCAGTCAGCGGTCCCAATCCTCAGCCCTCGGCCCCAACCTCCATTTTCACTCATCTCGCAACGCATCTACGGGATTGCGATGTGCGGCTTCCCAGGCTTGATAACTCACAGTGGTCAATGCGATGAGTAACGCCAGAAGACCACCCAGGACAAAAGGCCATACATCCAGATCAATGCGATAGGCGAAATCCTTCAGCCAGTTTTCCATCGCGTAATAGGCGATTGGCCAGGCAATCAGGTTGGAAATTATCACAAGTTTTACGAACTCTCTGGAAACCAATTTCAGGATGTCGGGGACCGAAGCTCCCATGACTTTGCGAATGCCAATTTCTTTGTTGCGCTGTTCAGCCGCAAAAGAAACCAGGCCGAACAATCCGATACAGGCTACGAAGATAGCCAGTAAACTGAATGAGGTGAGAATACGACCCAGCCGTTCTTCCGCGCGGTATAGCCGCTCGAAATCCGAATCGAGAAAATTGGCTGAAAAAGAGTACGTAGAAGTGATTTGTTCCCACGCCTCTCTAGCATAAGTCAGAGTTCCGGGAATATCTCTGCCAGTGATCTTGACAGCAATTATACCGTACCAGGCAGGTTTCTGATGAATGACAAGAGGTTCGATTTTATGATGCAAAGACTTGAAATTGAAATCGCGGACCACTCCAACAACCTGGCCCATCTCTTTTTCATCCCAAACGCGGAACGGCTTGCCTACAGCATCTGTCCATCCGAGTTCTTTGACAGCAGCTTCATTTAGCAGATATGCCTGTGTGTTGTCCGTTTCGATGTCCCAGGACATATTCCTTCCAGCCACCAGTTCCAGGTCCAGTGTCTTGACCAGATCTGGATCACCCATCAAAGAATAGAAACTCACCGCCTTATTCTTTTCCCAGAAATATCCCCTGCTCGTTGCGACTCTGCCCGGAAGAGCCGTGGTGGATGCTACCGAAAGGATGTTGGGATTTTGTAGCAATTTTTGTTTGAAAACGGTGTAATGCGCGTTGATATCTCGATTCCGTCCGAAGAAAACGACGCGTTCTTTTTCGAATCCCAAATTTTGTGATCTCATAAATTGGAACTGCCGAAACACAGTAACCGTACCTATGATTAACACAATGGTGATAGCAAATTGCAACACGATCAGGATTTGCCTGAAAGAAGTGCCCCTGGTGTGAAGGTGGGCAATGCCCTTTAGTACAGAGGTGGGCTGAAAAGAAGAGAGATAGAACGCGGGATAGCTGCCTGCAATAATGCCCACGACCAACCCGGTACACAGCAATTTGAGGAATAAATCCACATTGTCCAGGTATCTGAACATCACATTCTGACCCGAGAGCGCGTTGAAGTGGGGCAGTAAAAGTTCCGATAGGGCAAGAGCCATAACCAGTGCCATGAAACTCAGGAGAATCGCCTCGCCCAGGAATTGTCTGATGAGATGCCAGCGATGTGCTCCGAACACTTTTCGCAATCCCACTTCTCGGGCGCGCTTTGATGAACGCGCAGTAGCCAGATTCACAAAATTGATGCAGGCAATGAGCAGGACGGACATGGCGATAGTCAGGAAGGTATAGATGTGCCGGATATCCGTCTTGGGACCGAAGCTGTAATTTGTCTCTGTATCAAAATGGATATCTGCAATGGGCTGGAGCCGAAGGTCTTTGTTTCTCCATTGCTCGTCGCTGTGTTTTTCTCTGGAAACAGCGAATTTTTTTTCCAGGTTTTCGGGCGCGTAGCCTTTTGGCAGGAGAAGGTAGGTGTAATAATTCCAGTTCACGAATTCGTCCAGGGCATCAGCTCTTCCGAGAACCTCTTTCAAAGATGCGAAAGTAGCAAGATAATTGAACTGAAGGTGTGAGTTTGACGGTGGGTTCTCCATAACGCCGGTTATCTTAAACTGAAACTTGTTGTCATACAGCAGGACCTTTCCCAGAGGATTTTCATTGCCAAACGCCCGTCGTGCAGCGCGTTCGGTCAGCACGATTGAAAAAGGATCGCGCAGTGCCGTTGTGGGATCACCATGGGTCATGGGAAATGAGAAGACTTTTAAGAAAGAGGGATCTACATAATAAAATCCAGAGGAACGGAGCCTTTTCTCACCGTATTTCAACAATTTGGAATAGGAATGCACGCGGACGGCGTGGATGACCTCGGGAAATTCTCGCATAAACACAGGCGCGCATCCCGATGGTGTTACAGCAGATCTGCTCTGTTCTCCAGTATCATTTTTGAATTCCCAGTTGATCTGGAAGATCCGATTCCCTTTTTCGTGAAATCGATCGTAGCTTAGTTCGTGCTGCACGTACAAAGAAATAATCAGGAAACAGGCAATGCCTACAGCCAATCCGAGAATATTGATCAACGAATACATTTTTTGATTGCGCAGATTGCGGATCGCAATAACAAAGTAATTTTTGATCATGATCTTATCCTCTATTCCGCCCAGTTATTTCGCAGTAAGCGCGACGATTACTCATCTCGCAACGCATCCACGGGATTGCGACAAAAAGTGTCCGAACTATTGTTATAACACCAATCACAGTCAGGATTTGGTTTTTAAATGCTGGCGACTTGATCTGTTTGCCAATCGGGTCGTTCTTCCAGCCGAGCAGGCGCCTGGCTGTTTTGTTCAAAATAGTTGCTCGATTGGCTGTCGCGATTTTCTTTAATATTTTCTGTCGAGACATGACCGTCGAACAGGTGGATGATGCGATGCGCGTAGCCCGCGTCGTGAAAGTTATGGGTCACCATTACGATTGTCGTGCCGCTTTTGTTCAGTTCGGTCAACAGATCCATGACTTCGTTGCCGTTTGCCGAGTCGAGATTACCCGTTGGCTCGTCTGCGAGGATGATGTTGGGGTTTGCTATGACGGCTCTTGCCACGGCCACGCGCTGCTGCTGACCGCCCGATAATTGCTGCGGGAAATGCTTTTCGCGGTGTTTGATGCCCATGTATTCCAGCGATTCATCCAGGCGCTGTTTGCGCTCACTAACTGGTAAGCCCAGATATAGCAGGGGCAGTTCCACGTTTTCGGCGACGGTCAGTTCGTCGATGAGGTTGAAGCTTTGAAATACAAAGCCGATGTTTGACTTGCGGGTGTTGGCTCTTTGTCGCTCGGTGTGTTTGGATACTTCTTCTTCGTTCAGAAAGTATTCCCCACCGCTCGGATTGTCCAGCAGACCGAGGACGTTCAAGAGTGTGGATTTGCCGCATCCCGATGGTCCCATTACGGCGACGAATTCGCCTTCGTCAATGTCTATATTGACACTGTTCAGGGCGGTTGTTTCCACTTCTTCTGTGGTATAGACTTTCTGGAGGTTGACGGTTTTGATCATTGTGAGACTCCTTTTGTAAAAAGCGATCAGCGATCAGCTTTTAAAGACGACCTGCATTAAGCCTCGAGATTGAGGCCGTGAGCATTCTTTCAATACTGTTTTTATTCATATCTCAACGCATCAATTGGATTGGAACGCGCGGCGCGAATGGCTTGCATGCTCACGGTGCCAAAGGCGATGATCAGTGCCAGTATCGCGCTTGCAATAAATGGCAAGACATCCAGGTCTGTCTGATAGGCAAATCCAGAGAGCCAGTCGCGCATCAGGTAATAGGCGATTGGCCAGGCGATGAGATTGGCGAGCAGGATGAGCAACACAAATTCGCGCGAGAGTAGCATGACCAGATGCGGTGTGGATGCGCCCAAGACCTTCCGCACGCCAATTTCTTTGGTGCGAGACTGAACCATAAATGCCGCCAGTCCGAATAGCCCCAAACAGGCTACAAAAATTGCCAGTAATGAGAACACGCCGAGCATTTTGCCGGTGAGTTGTTCGTTGAAATAGTACCACTGTATGATTTCATCTAAAAAGTGACATGCAAAGGGTACCTCTGGCAAAAAGTGTTTCCACTGCATTTCGAGAAAGGACAGAGTTTGCGCGGTGTTTTCTGGTCGGATGCGCAGGGCCAGCGAAACAAACAGTCTCCATTTGCCTATAAATCCCATGGGTGCGATTTCTTCTCGTAGTGTCAAGCTGTGGTAGTCTTTTACGACCCCAATTACTATCAGGGATCGGTTTTCATATGCTGGTAACAAAATTTGCTTGCCAATCGGGTCGTCCTCCCAGCCGAGCAGACGCACGGCTGTTTCGTTTAAAATAATTGCCTGTGATGTATCGCTGGCAACAGCGGCTGAAAAGGCGCGACCGCGAAGTACGGGGATTTCAAATGTCTCAAAAAACGAGTCGTCAACTTCGTTTATGCGAATTGTCCGTTCTTTTGTTCGGTCTCCATCGGGCCAGATCCGTCGCGGTCGTCCGCCGTATCCAGAAATGTCATATCGCAGAGCTGATGCACTGAGGATATTGGGGTGTTCGAGAAAGACCTGTTTGACCATCTGATGGCGTGCCGAAAGGCGTTTTTGTGGGTTGAATTCATGTTCACGGTCGTGAGCAAAGATCGGCAAACTCACAATGTGATCGCGTGCAAAACCCATATTTTTGGTTTCTATAAATCGCAGTTGCTGATAAACCACCAGGGTGCAAATCACCAGCAAAATGGACATGCCAAATTGGAAAACTACGAGTCCTTTCCGCAATCCTGTGGATCCCGATGAGGAAGATGCCCTGCTTTTTAACACTGTGACCGGGCTAAAAGAAGAGAGGAAAAACGCCGGATACCATCCCGCCAGTAATCCGACCAACAATGTGAATGCCAGTACCGCTGGTGTGCATGTTATCACTGTAGCTGCGTTGAGGTGTAAGTTGCCGCGCACAAATTGGTTGAATAAGGGCAGGCATAGCTCGACCAGTGCCAGGGCAATCAGCAGGGCAGAACAGGTTAAAAGCAGGGATTCAGTTAAAAATTGGACCATCAATTGTGGACGATGCGCGCCAACGACTTTTCGCACGCCGACTTCGCGCTTGCGGGTGACAGCGCGCGCAGTTGCAAGATTTGTAAAATTCACGCAGGCAATGACCACGAGGATCAGTCCAATAGCTGCCAGCATGTAAATTTGTTGCATGGGGCTGCTGGCAGCCGGGTTAAAATCAGATTCGCCATACAGGTACACGCGGTGCATGGGCTGTAAATGGTAGGTATTGTTTGCCGCAACGTCATCCCCCATATACTGCACGATCAACGACTGCATTTTCGTCTGGAGGGTTTCTGCGTTTTGTCCTGCTTTTAATAGTACATAAGTTTTTACCGGACGCCAGGATTGCCTGGGTAGCCACATCATCCACGGCTCTTGTGTTTTTCCTACGGAGGGTATTGTGGTTGAGAGTAAATGAAATTGAAGGTCTGATAAAAGGTGTGGCGCTTTTACGATGCCGGTAACTGTGTACTCGCCTGGAAAATTGCGATTGTCCACCGAAACTGTTTTGCCCATTGGATCAGCATCGCCAAATAAGTGTTGTGCCATATCATCGGTAATGACCGCAGAGTAGGGCGTGCGAAACGCGGTTTCTAAGTCGCCTTTTATGAGAGGAAAATCGAACACATCCAAAAAGTTGTCATCTATCAGCGCAAGGGTATATAGATTCTTGCGTTCTTCATATTTTGCAGATACGCCCCACCGCCAGATACGCACGGTTGTTTCTACTTCGGGAAATGTTTCTTTTAACACGGGACCAAGTGCGCCTGATGTACCTTCTGCGTATGTTGTTTGTGTACTGCCGCGTTCTTCCCGGATCACTTTATAAATGCGGTCACCCAGGGTGTGAGTGCGATCTACTGCAAATTCCTGCTGGATGTACAACAGGATTAAGATGCCACACGCCAGCCCGATGGCAAGTCCCAGCACATTGATGGATGTGTACAATTTGTGCCGCATCAAATTGCGGATTGCGACTGTCAGATAATTTTTGATCATGAGAAGCCTCCTGGTAGATCGTGGTCAGCCTGCCCAACCTCCGACCTCTTGCTTTTCCAGTGCGCGTTTTAGCTGATGGCGCCCGCGGTGGAGCCAGATTTTTACGGTGCCGAGGGGTGCTTGCATTTCCCATACGATTTCGCGGTAGGACAGTTCTTTTATGTAGCGAAGCCACATTGCGCGTTGTTGTGCTTTGGGCAATGTGCGCAAGCCCTGTGTTAAGCGTTGATGGCGTTCTTTTTGTATAATGCTATCTTCTGGCGTTGTCAGAGTGATTGGTTCGGGCATGTGTTGCGCTGCTGTTTCCAGGCCGTTTTTTCGGGATAGCCGGGATCGTAGGTGTGACCGCCCGACGTTGATGGCAATGCGCGTCAGATAGGTTGTGAATGCCGATTCGCCGCGAAAATGGCGCAGGCTCTGAAAGACTTTCATGAATACCACCTGGATCAAGTCATCGGCTTCCTCGCGGTCCTGCACATATCGCCCGACAATGGCGCGCACGCGATTCTGGTGTAGATGGTAGAGTTTGCCAAACGCGCTTTTGTCGCCGGCTTTGATCATGTGGATCAATTGCACATCGTTTTCTATTTCTGATCGTTTATTCATATCGCAATGCCTCCACGGGGTTCATTTTTGCCGCTTTCACGGCTTGCAGGCTCACTGTTCCGATTACGACAAGGAGGGTCAATACACCGCCCAGCGCGAATGCCCCAATGCCCAACTCAATCCGATACGCGAAGTCCGATAGCCATTTGCTCATTGCCCAATAGGCGACTGGCCAGGCGAATACATTTGCTATGCCTACCAGCAGTACGAATTCGCGCGATAGCAAACGCACCACATTTGTGACGCTGGCGCCCAATATTTTGCGAATGCCGATTTCTTTGGTGCGCCGGGTCACGGCGAGTGCTGTCAATCCAAATGCGCCCAGGCACGCGATAAAAATGGCAAACAGGGTTCCGTATCCGATCATGCGATGCCAGCGCTCTTCGGTTCGGTATTGGCGATCGATGCCTTCGTCGAGAAATGAATAGCGGAATCCAGGGGATTGTGTTACGGCTTCCCATTGCGCTTTCATGAATGTCAGTGTGCCGGGGATATCTTCGGCACGCACTCGAACCAGCAATCGGTTAAATTGATGTTCCGGGTTGCATTTCAGGAGTGCGGGACCAATTTTGTGGTGGAGAGAGCGAAAATGAAAATCGTTTACTACGCCGATTACTGTCATATCATCAAAAAATTTCAGTGTTTTTCCGAGCGGTGGTCCCGGCCCCAATTGTCGGGCCAGCGTTTCATTGATGATCACAGACTTAGCAGGGTCTGTTGCAAGTTCTCGTGAATAATTTCGTCCTTCGATCAATTTGATGTCGAGGGTTGGTACAAAGTCGTAATCGACGAAGAAGACCTCCACGCCTTTTAAGGTTGTTCCTTCATGTACCACAGCCCCGCGCGACTGGTATCCATTGCGCATCATGTGATATATTTGGGTCACGCCGAGAATTGCATGATGGGGTAAGAGGGCGTCCCGATAGGTTTCAATGCCTTTTGGTCCCAGGCCTCGCAGTTTGCTGAGGCGACTGACGGCAATCAGGTGTTCGCTGTCAAATCCCAGGGGTTTGGTCCGCAAATAGTCGAGTTGAGAGGTCATAATGAGGGCACTGATGACCAGGACCGCAGACATCGCGATCTGGAAGACCACGAGAAACTGGCTGAAAAGTCCCGCGCTGACAATTTTCAATCTGCCTTTGAGTACGTGGATTGGCATAAAGCCGGACAGGACAAAGGCTGGATAGGTACCTGCGAGCAGGCCGACAATTAGAGTTAGACCCATTAGCGAGGCAAATGCCAGACCATCCAGATGTGCAACTATGGATAGTTTTTGCGCCATGAGGTTGTTGAACAATGGCATTAAAAGTTCTGATAGTGCGAGTCCGATTACAAATGCTATGAGGCTTATGAGTACGGATTCTGTGAGGAATTGCACGATGATCTGGGGCTTGTGTGCGCCAACGACTTTGCGGATGCCGATTTCCCGCGCCCGAGAAGCCGACCGTCCCAGGGCGAGGGTCATAAAGTTCACGCAGGCGACAAAGAGTACCAGGGCTGTAATGCACAACAGGATGTAGCTGTATGCCGGGTCAGTGGCGGGTTCAGGTGCGCGGATATTTGGGCTGAAATGCACATCGGCAAGGGGCTGCAATTTCAACTCCTGGTTTTCCCCCGTGATGGGCCACGACCAGTTTAGAAAACGCGGAAATAATTTTTCTATGTCTTCGGCGCGAACCTGATTGTGGAGTAAGACGTA
The Gemmatimonadota bacterium DNA segment above includes these coding regions:
- a CDS encoding ABC transporter permease, producing the protein MIKNYFVIAIRNLRNQKMYSLINILGLAVGIACFLIISLYVQHELSYDRFHEKGNRIFQINWEFKNDTGEQSRSAVTPSGCAPVFMREFPEVIHAVRVHSYSKLLKYGEKRLRSSGFYYVDPSFLKVFSFPMTHGDPTTALRDPFSIVLTERAARRAFGNENPLGKVLLYDNKFQFKITGVMENPPSNSHLQFNYLATFASLKEVLGRADALDEFVNWNYYTYLLLPKGYAPENLEKKFAVSREKHSDEQWRNKDLRLQPIADIHFDTETNYSFGPKTDIRHIYTFLTIAMSVLLIACINFVNLATARSSKRAREVGLRKVFGAHRWHLIRQFLGEAILLSFMALVMALALSELLLPHFNALSGQNVMFRYLDNVDLFLKLLCTGLVVGIIAGSYPAFYLSSFQPTSVLKGIAHLHTRGTSFRQILIVLQFAITIVLIIGTVTVFRQFQFMRSQNLGFEKERVVFFGRNRDINAHYTVFKQKLLQNPNILSVASTTALPGRVATSRGYFWEKNKAVSFYSLMGDPDLVKTLDLELVAGRNMSWDIETDNTQAYLLNEAAVKELGWTDAVGKPFRVWDEKEMGQVVGVVRDFNFKSLHHKIEPLVIHQKPAWYGIIAVKITGRDIPGTLTYAREAWEQITSTYSFSANFLDSDFERLYRAEERLGRILTSFSLLAIFVACIGLFGLVSFAAEQRNKEIGIRKVMGASVPDILKLVSREFVKLVIISNLIAWPIAYYAMENWLKDFAYRIDLDVWPFVLGGLLALLIALTTVSYQAWEAAHRNPVDALRDE
- a CDS encoding ABC transporter permease, which gives rise to MIKNYLTVAIRNLMRHKLYTSINVLGLAIGLACGILILLYIQQEFAVNRTHTLGDRIYKVIREERSTTQTTYSSGTSGALGPVLKETFPEVETTVRTFPLTISAQYGEREGVFLLRLVDDNFLDVFDFPLIKGDPKTAFRLPYSVVITDDMAQLLFGDTDPMGQTVSIDNRNFPGEYTVTGIVKAPHLSSDLYFQILSTTTPPVEETQEVWTMWLPKQSWRPVKTYVLLKAGQNAETLQAKMQSLIVQYMGDKVAAENKSRWPHYPLQPLIKQYMGDEVAEKNAYHLQPLHRVYLYGESDFNPTANSPIEKIYMLAAIGLILVVIACVNFTNLATARAVTRKREVGVRKVVGAHRPQLMVQFLSESLLLTSTALLIALALVELCLPLFNQFVRGDLHLNAATVMAGAPAVLAFTLLVGLLAGWYPAFFLSSFRPVTALKGSAYSSSGSTGLRKGLVVFQFGMSILLVICTLVVYQQLRFIETKDMGFAHDHIVRLPIFVRDFKKESNPQIRLSARHQMVKQVFLEHPNILSASALRFDITGYSGRLRLIWPNGDRTKERTLRINEVDDSFFETFEIPVLRGRTFSSTVASDTSQAIILNETAVRLLGWEDDPIGRQIVLPAYDNLSLTVIGVVKDYHNLTLREEIAPMGFLARWKMFYSLALRIRPENTVQTLSFLETQWKRFVPDAPFEYHFLDEIIDWIYYNEQLTGKMLGIFSLLAIFVACLGLFGLAAFMVQSRTKEIGVRKVLGASTPHLVMLLSREFMLLILLANLIAWPIAYYLMRDWLSGFAYQTGLNVLPFVASAIMALIIAFGTVSMQAIRAARS
- a CDS encoding ABC transporter permease, with product MFRNYLTVAYRNLVRYKVYSAINITGLAIGIAFCILTFLYVRHEWSFDAFHEKADRIYRVYTKGESDASAYMPGPLAPALAEAFPTQMQHVVRIDNTSRTLQYDDHASRERVIYVDPGFWDVFSFPLIKGDPATALDRKDTIIISETAAQKFFGNIDPMGKSISFTRNSKIHQALITGIVKDLPETSSIQFDCIQSYENVEDALNTWNYTGSTSTYVLLHNQVRAEDIEKLFPRFLNWSWPITGENQELKLQPLADVHFSPNIRAPEPATDPAYSYILLCITALVLFVACVNFMTLALGRSASRAREIGIRKVVGAHKPQIIVQFLTESVLISLIAFVIGLALSELLMPLFNNLMAQKLSIVAHLDGLAFASLMGLTLIVGLLAGTYPAFVLSGFMPIHVLKGRLKIVSAGLFSQFLVVFQIAMSAVLVISALIMTSQLDYLRTKPLGFDSEHLIAVSRLSKLRGLGPKGIETYRDALLPHHAILGVTQIYHMMRNGYQSRGAVVHEGTTLKGVEVFFVDYDFVPTLDIKLIEGRNYSRELATDPAKSVIINETLARQLGPGPPLGKTLKFFDDMTVIGVVNDFHFRSLHHKIGPALLKCNPEHQFNRLLVRVRAEDIPGTLTFMKAQWEAVTQSPGFRYSFLDEGIDRQYRTEERWHRMIGYGTLFAIFIACLGAFGLTALAVTRRTKEIGIRKILGASVTNVVRLLSREFVLLVGIANVFAWPVAYWAMSKWLSDFAYRIELGIGAFALGGVLTLLVVIGTVSLQAVKAAKMNPVEALRYE
- a CDS encoding ABC transporter permease, which gives rise to MIKNYLTVAIRNLMRHKLYTSINVLGLAIGLACGILILLYIQQEFAVDRTHTLGDRIYKVIREERGSTQTTYAEGTSGALGPVLKETFPEVETTVRIWRWGVSAKYEERKNLYTLALIDDNFLDVFDFPLIKGDLETAFRTPYSAVITDDMAQHLFGDADPMGKTVSVDNRNFPGEYTVTGIVKAPHLLSDLQFHLLSTTIPSVGKTQEPWMMWLPRQSWRPVKTYVLLKAGQNAETLQTKMQSLIVQYMGDDVAANNTYHLQPMHRVYLYGESDFNPAASSPMQQIYMLAAIGLILVVIACVNFTNLATARAVTRKREVGVRKVVGAHRPQLMVQFLTESLLLTCSALLIALALVELCLPLFNQFVRGNLHLNAATVITCTPAVLAFTLLVGLLAGWYPAFFLSSFSPVTVLKSRASSSSGSTGLRKGLVVFQFGMSILLVICTLVVYQQLRFIETKNMGFARDHIVSLPIFAHDREHEFNPQKRLSARHQMVKQVFLEHPNILSASALRYDISGYGGRPRRIWPDGDRTKERTIRINEVDDSFFETFEIPVLRGRAFSAAVASDTSQAIILNETAVRLLGWEDDPIGKQILLPAYENRSLIVIGVVKDYHSLTLREEIAPMGFIGKWRLFVSLALRIRPENTAQTLSFLEMQWKHFLPEVPFACHFLDEIIQWYYFNEQLTGKMLGVFSLLAIFVACLGLFGLAAFMVQSRTKEIGVRKVLGASTPHLVMLLSREFVLLILLANLIAWPIAYYLMRDWLSGFAYQTDLDVLPFIASAILALIIAFGTVSMQAIRAARSNPIDALRYE
- a CDS encoding RNA polymerase sigma factor, with protein sequence MNKRSEIENDVQLIHMIKAGDKSAFGKLYHLHQNRVRAIVGRYVQDREEADDLIQVVFMKVFQSLRHFRGESAFTTYLTRIAINVGRSHLRSRLSRKNGLETAAQHMPEPITLTTPEDSIIQKERHQRLTQGLRTLPKAQQRAMWLRYIKELSYREIVWEMQAPLGTVKIWLHRGRHQLKRALEKQEVGGWAG